The genomic region AGTAAAAATGGCCGTTTAAATTTTTTTCCACTCGGCCAGGGTTTCTCCTAAAAGGCCGGTTGGTTTAAAGATCAAAGTCAGGATCAAAACCACAAAGGTTACCACATCCCGGTAAGCTGGATTTAAAAAAGTGACTCCCAGGCTTTCAATAATTCCCAGGGTCAGTCCTCCTATCATGGCTCCTTGAATATTTCCGATTCCTCCCAGGACGGCTGCCGTAAAGGCTTTAAGTCCGGCTGAGTAACCCATAAAGAAATCGATCTGGGTATAGTAAATGCCGATGAGAACGCCGGCTGCACCTCCTAAAGCGGAGCCGATTAAGAACGTCAAGGAGATAATCCGATTGATAGGGATCCCCATAGAGCTTGCCATTTCCCGGTCTTCCGCTACAGCTCGCATAGCACGTCCCAGTGTGGTTCTATGAACCAGGTAATAAAGCCCCATCATGATTCCCAACGAGACCAGGGTGATAACGATAACAATGGCAGATATATTCACCCCTCCCACCTGAATTCTCCAGGAGGGTGGGAAGAGGAGCCGGCTACTGTAAACCTTCATGCGGGCTCCCTGGGTAAGCATAACGGCATTTTGTAGGAAGATAGAAGCTCCAATGGCACTGATTAGAGGGGCAAGTCGGGAAGCTCCCCGTTTATAAAGGGGACGATAAGCTAAAAACTCCAGAGTTACTCCAACAAACGCAGATCCCAGCATGGCGATTCCTAACAACAAGGGGAGAACCCAAATAGGATGGAGAAAGGATAGCTTTAGGGACAAAAGCCAGGTGAGAACCCCCCAACCCAGGTAAGCCCCGATCATAAAAACCTCCCCATGGGCAAAATTGATCATGAACAGGATCCCATAAACCATGGTA from Candidatus Limnocylindrales bacterium harbors:
- a CDS encoding branched-chain amino acid ABC transporter permease, with amino-acid sequence MNFEQTLQILPQQLVFGFALGSVYGLIALGYTMVYGILFMINFAHGEVFMIGAYLGWGVLTWLLSLKLSFLHPIWVLPLLLGIAMLGSAFVGVTLEFLAYRPLYKRGASRLAPLISAIGASIFLQNAVMLTQGARMKVYSSRLLFPPSWRIQVGGVNISAIVIVITLVSLGIMMGLYYLVHRTTLGRAMRAVAEDREMASSMGIPINRIISLTFLIGSALGGAAGVLIGIYYTQIDFFMGYSAGLKAFTAAVLGGIGNIQGAMIGGLTLGIIESLGVTFLNPAYRDVVTFVVLILTLIFKPTGLLGETLAEWKKI